ATATATTTTGAGATACTCTTGATCTCTGGAACGGCATCTTGAGGACAGCAAGGCAAACCAACCAAATTCATTACTGGATAATCGGGAATATCATCACCCATGTATAGTGTGTTTTCAGATTTAATATTATTATCGCTAAAATATTGGTTAAGCTGTTCAATTTTATTGTCCGAACCTAGAAATACATGTTTTACTCCCAAATGGTTTAACCTAACGCGCACACCTTCATTGGTTCCTCCAGAAATAATACAAACATTAAAGCCTTGGTTTAAGGCGGTTTTAATGGCGTAACCGTCTTTGGTATTCATGGTGCGTAGCATTTCACCGTTGGTGGTTATGGTTACAGAACCGTCGGTTAAAACGCCATCAACGTCAAAAATAAAGGTGGTAATGTGCTCTAAATATTCTTTATAACTTTTTTCTTCCATGGGTATGTTGTATCGAGGTGGTTAGCAGTTCGTATATCGCTTTGTGGTGATGGTTGTTTAAAAGCTTTAAATGACTGTTTATTGTTTTTTGATCGTTGCGCTTGGCTGGGCCTGTTTGAGCCACGTAAGGCGACATGTCTTGTACCTTTTTGGCTGTTTCTAAAATCAGCGGTTTAAGCATGTCGAATTCGGCGCCTTCGCTTTCCGTTATTTCGTGCCCAATTCGGTATAGCTGATTGGTAAAATTGTTTACATAAACAGCCGCTAAGTGCAATACGCGTCGCTGGTTGCTGTTAATACGCTTGATGGGGCTTCCCAAACTTTGTGCCAATTTTTTTAATAACGGGTAACTTTTTTTATCAATAGTTTCAATGCAGATTGGCACATTGGCAAAATCCATTTCAGCATCTTTACTGAAGGTCTGCAACGGGTAAAGCACCCCGCGTTTATGCTTTTTGTCCAATTCATGAACATTGGCACATCCCGAAGTGTGAACCACCAACCTGTTTTCAAAAGGTAACTGACTTGAAAGTTCACTTATGGCATCGTCACTAACTGCCAAAATATAGACATCGGCCGCTTTTAAATCGTCTAAATTATTGGTGATGTCAACTTCAATTTTGTATGGGGTTAAACGGTCTAAATTTCTGTTAAACCATTGAACAACAGAGATGTTTTCTGTCTTTTTTAAACCTTTAAACAAATGGGTGGCCACATTGCCAGCACCAACTAACACTACTGAAATCATAGGGCTAAAATAGTTAATAATGCCCGATTTAAAAACCTAAGCTGTATCTTTGTGCAATATGTGCAAAAAAGATATTCAAACGCGCGAGGATGTTTTTCTTTTGGTATCGACTTTTTACGGAAAAGTTAGAAAAAATAATGTTTTAGGGCCAATTTTCAATAACGCTATTGATAATTGGGATGAGCACTTAGAGCTATTGACAACCTTTTGGGAAAGTAGTTTATTTATGACACGGAAACTCGAAAAAAAATATATCGGAAACCCTCTAAAGGCCCACGTAAAAGTAGATGCCGATAATAATCATAGCATTACGGAAATGCATTTCGGAATTTGGTTAAACCTTTGGTTACAAACCATCGATGAACTCTTTAAGGGTGATACTGCCGAAAATGCCAAACGCCGTGCCCGTAAAATGGCCACGTTTTTATACATGAATATTTTTCAGTCTAGGAGTAGTAGGGTGTAGTGTTCTGCCACAGCAGCATTGGCTGTTGCATTTTTGAACCTAATGTCTTTACAAGTGTAAAGGGTTCCTGTTTCAAACTTCGGTCTTCGAATTTATGCCTTCTTTTTTTTATAACACTTTAACACGTCCAAATAAACTTAAATCCCTAAATTTGCACGACCTTAAAATAGGCACATATTATGCAAAAAAAGTTGGCCAATATTTTCTTTTCAACCAAGCTTACCGCCGTATTGTTTATTGTTTTTGCTGCTGCTATGGCAACAGGTACTATTTTAGATGCCGGACAAGACACATCGCCCACGCCTTACACTAGAAATTTGATTTATAACGCCTGGTGGTTTGAGGCCATTATGGTGTTTTTTGTAATAAATTTTGTTGGCAATATTTTTAGATTCAGGCTTTACAAAAAAGAAAAATGGGCCACCTTTATTCTGCATATTGCCTTTATTTTTATTCTTTTAGGCGCTTTTATAACGCGTTATGTAAGCTTTGAAGGTATGATGGCCATTAGGGAAGGCGCTACGGAAAACACGTTCCTTTCTCAAAAAACATACCTCACCACATACATTGATGGAGATTATATGATTGATGGTGTGCCACAACGTTTGCCTATTGAACGTGAAGTGGATTTTTCTGGCAGAATGGAAAACGATTTTGAAATTGAAACTAAATACGACCAGCAGCCCGTTAAGATTGAATTGGAAAAGTTTATTGTTGGTGCCGAAGAAGATATCGTGCCTGATGATAATGGCGAAGAATATCTTAAAATTGTTGAAGCCGGACAATCTGGACCACATAATCACTTTTTAAAAGTAGGGCAGGTAAGTAGCATTCATAGTATACTTTTTGCACTGAATAAACCAACCGATGGCGCTGTTAATATTACCTATAAAGGCGATTCACTTACCATAAATTCACCCTTTGAAGGCGAATACATGACCATGGCGACCAGGGCACAAGGCAAACTGTTAAAAGATAGTATTCAGCCCCTGCATTTACGCTCGCGTTATGTCATCGGTAACATGCAAATGGTGTTTCCAAAACCCGTAATTAAGGGACGTTTTGATGTGGTTAAAACATCTCAAATGCTTAAAAACGACAAAGACGGTGTGGTACTTAAAGTAACAACCAACGGTGAAACCAAACAGGTAGGAATAATTGGAGGGAAAGGAACTAATGGCGAGTTTAAGCAAGTTGAAGTTGGTGGATTGGATTTTGCGTTTAAATACGGAAGCAAAGCGTTGGAGTTGCCGTTTTCGATAAAGTTAAACGATTTTGAAGCTGAACGCTACCCCGGTACCGAGCGTGGCTATTCGGCATATTCCAGCAAAGTGACGGTTTTAGATGAACGAACCGATAATTTTGATTATAAAATTTACATGAACAATATCCTAGATCACGATGGCTATCGCTTTTTTCAATCTGGTTTCGATCCCGACGAAAAAGGGACCATCCTTTCTGTAAATCACGATTATTGGGGCACTTTAATTACGTACATAGGTTATTTTATGCTCTATTTTGGGTTGATGGCTATTTTATTCAGTAAGCATTCACGTTTTGGCGAGCTTAAAAAGTTTCTTGAAAAAGTAAAAGCAAAAAAGGCGAAAGCCTTAACTATTTTGATGTTTTTCTTGGCCTTGTCTGGATTTTCACAGGAGCATTCTGCTAACGATGGGCATAACCACACAAAGACCACCAAAGCGCAAATCGATTCTATTTTGAAAGCCAATATAACACCAAAAACACATGCCGATAAATTTGGACATTTGGTGATTCAGGATCTTAGCGGTCGTATGATGCCATTGAATACTTATGCTTCCGAAATGCTTCGTAAACTTAGTAAACATGATACTTACGAAGATTTTGATGCCAATCAAGTGTTTCTTTCCATTCAGGAAAGCCCGATGTTGTGGTATAACGTTCCTATCATTTATTTAAAACCGAAGAAAAGCGATTCTATTAGGTCGCTTATCAATATTCCAAAATCTGAAAATTATGTGGCATTGGCCGATTTTTTCACCAATAGTGGCGAATACAAATTAGCACCGTTTTTAGATGAAGCTTACAAAGCGCAAGTGCCTAACGGATTTCAAAAAGAGTTTAAGGAAACCGATCAGCGCGTGAGTTTATTGTACAATACGATTGAGGGTATGTCGCTAAAAATTTTTCCTATTCCAGAAGACGGCAATAATAAATGGATTTCAACCTACGATTACCAAAAAAAGCCTTCAGTAATCAAGGATTCGTTGTATGCTAATTTTGTAAAAAATGGATTCAGGACCTATTTGTTCACCTTAAACCAAGCCAAGCAAACGGGTGATTTTTCAGAACCCGAAAAATTACTTGAAGCTTTCAAAAAAACACAACACCGTTACGGTGGCGAGGTGATGCTTAGCGATAAAAAAATCAACACCGAAATACTTTATAACAAATACGATATTTTTAAGAAACTGTTCAGTTGGTATTTGTATGCCGGTTTTTTTATGTTCGTGTTGTTGATTGTTCAGATTTTTAAAGACAACAGCAGGCCTTTAAACACCTCCATAAAAGTATTTAAGTTTATCATTTTAGGACTTTTTGTGCTGCACACCGCAGGGCTTATAGCGCGTTGGTACATTTCTGGACATGCGCCGTGGAGTGATGCCTACGAGTCGATGATTTATGTGGCATGGGCCACTATGTTTTTTGGTTTGGCCTTTGGAAGAAAAAGTGATTTGACCTTAGCATCTACAGCTTTTGTTACTGCTATGATTTTAATGATTGCCCATTGGAACTGGATGGATCCTGCTATTGCCAATCTGCAGCCTGTTTTAAACAGTTATTGGCTTATGATTCATGTGGCGGTAATAGTGGCGAGTTACGGCCCCTTTACTTTGGGAATGATTTTAGGTGTGGTATCGCTGCTATTGATGATTTTTACCACCAAAGCTAACAAAGCTAAAATGGATTTGAATATTAAAGAGCTGACTATTATTAATGAAATGGCGCTTACAGTGGGCTTGGTGATGCTTACCATCGGGAACTTTTTAGGCGGTATGTGGGCCAACGAAAGTTGGGGGCGTTATTGGGGCTGGGATCCTAAAGAAACGTGGGCGCTTATCAGTATTATGGTTTACGCCTTTGTTATACATGCGCGTTTGGTGCCTGGATTGCGTGGCCGATGGTTTTTTAACCTGATGTCGATTATAGCATTTGCCAGTATTATGATGACTTATTTTGGGGTGAATTTCTATTTGGCCGGACTACATAGCTATGCTAGTGGTGACCAAATTGTAAGTGTAAAGTTTATTGGTATCGCCTGTGTACTTGTTGCTATTCTTGGCTTTCTCGCTTATCGCGGATATGCGAAACACTATAAAAAGTAAGGTTGAATTCGTATTTTTATTGGTATTCTGTTTTGGAAGGTTACGTGTTTGAATGTGAAGTTTTTCTTATGGCAAATTAGATACATTAAATTGAGCAACACGGTTTAAAACTGCAAGAAAATTTTTTTATTCACGTTATTACCAAGCATTTTCCTTTCTAAACCCCAAATATTTTAGAAATCAAATCCTTGTATTCTTGTATGTTGGCCACATATTTTTTCTGAATTCTAATCCACAATATAATTCCAATAGTTATTATCAATCCTCCTATTAAATACACATAGGTGCTACTGTTTTTTTCTGAAATCACTGCAATTAAAACAGCCAACCCAACAATCATGTTTGTAAATATGACTAAAACCCATAAAAAATGTTGTTTAAACGAAATTTCTACGTGGGTTTCATAGTCAGTTTCTGATTTTGTTAATTTTCCACGAACCACTAAACTGTTTAGAAAGAATAAGTACCAAGGGTAAAGAATCCTTTTTCGGAAGTTAAACATAACCGAATCGTTTTCTCCTTTCTTCATATTAAATACCAAACCGTTTACAGAATTAAGTGCGTTTTCCATGCTTTGACCGATGGTTTTGGGGGAGTTTTTTGTTTTAAAATGCCATTTTTTCATATTGTTATTTTATTAGAGGACAACTAACCAATTAATTTTTTAAGCTTGTAACCAGCCTAAACTAATCTATCTTTATCAAAACCATAAGATTTTTAGACGGATTGGATAGCCACAGCCTGTTATTTTCTATTTTATAATCGGTAACGACTTTTAGAGCGTTTAAAAATTGATTTTCAAGGTTATTTTGTTGACACATCATTTTGGTAGTGGTAATATCTGTAAATCGTAAAATGCCAGGTTCAAAAAACAGTTTGCCATTCATTGTATTACAACCGGCATAACCTTTAAATGAGTTTAAGTTAGCGTTGATTTCCATATAAGGAGGTTCCTTTTCAAAGGGTGCTTCACTTACTTTTTTTTCAGTGAGTTCTTCTAAAACCCAGATGTCGTGCAAGCGGTAATCGGTTACGTATTTGCCACAACCCTTTAAAGAGGTAAATTTTTTGTCTTTACCTGTTTTCTTATTGATTTTAACAACATAGGGTGAGATTGCACCAGACATAGCATTTGTGCATTCAGTTTGGCTAATTTGAATATTCATTTGTGCCATTTCGGTATGTAGTGCATATTGCTTTACATTGCTGTCTTGAGCAAGATTGGGTGTTGTATGCGGTGTTACAATGGAGTCTTCTATGGTGTTTAGTTTAATTATTTTCGGAGATATGGTTAAACTCCAAAACGGTTCGGTACCACTGGCTTTAAAATATACATCGCTCGGATTTACTTTTTTAGAAGCTTGGGTGGTTTGTGAGGTAGTGTCTGATAGTATATTTTCAACTGGTTTAACAGTATTACTTACTTTAGGTTTCTTATCAACACATGAAGAAACTAATAAGATAATACCCAGTACGAATATAGTAGCCTTTTTCATATCTATTGGATTTTATGAAACCACATCATGGGGATATCATCGACCATTAAGTTTAGTTTCCCATAGTCATCAAAGCTGTACTTATTTATTTTTTTCATCGTGTTTAAAAACACCTTTTCACCTTCGCCACAATACATCATGGTTGTAATGCGCGGTTCTCCAAAAGAAACGGTTTCCCCTTCAAGTTTAAAAGGCGCCGAATAGGCATTGCAACTGTTATTTCCCGCTACATTTTTAGATGTTTCATTAAACGTTATTTGTGGGTTTTTTTAGGAAACAAACCCTTAAAAGCAATACGAGGCCCAGAAATATACTCCAGTTCCCAAGTAGTGTTGTACAATTTGTCGCTGTTGCTTTTGTTGGAATTACAAGAAAAAACAATAAAACTCAAAAGAGCGATGCATAAAACCAGCGTTGATTTCATAATTTAAAATGTTAATATTTGTAATACGTACTCAAATATACGTAAATACACACAAATTTTAACTGAAAATAAGTTGAATTATTTAATTTTCAATGAGTTGTAAAATATAATTAAATCCCAAGCCAAATACAATGGCCAAACCAAAACTAAGCAGTGTGCCAATTAAAATGTACTCGGTAAGTTTTCGGTCTTTGCTTTTTGATAGGTCGCCAAAACGAAATACAGATTTGGCAGCAATCAAAAAACCTACACCTTCCCAGTGATTGGTGATGATAAACATAAAAACAAACAAACGCTCAAGGATGCCTATGTAAGCACCGGCATGTTTTAAAGAGTCGGTTTCGGTGTATTCTGAAACGTCCCATTTAGATATTAAGGTTTTCATAATTATAGAAGAGACCTGAGTTACGCCCAAAATGCAGGTTATAAAAAGCAGGGTTCCTGTACCGAAAAGGGTATTTAAATCTACTTTTAATGGGAAATATAGATTGATGGCCACGGCAATGATTATAAGGTGCGCCAGTTGGTCTAGGGCAAATAGTAACCGATTATTAACCTTAGGTTTTAATTGAAGTTTTACAAGATCAATAACGTAGTGCGATAGAATAATTATAAGCATGCCCAGCCAATACTTAAAATTGAATTGAAGCACCAATATCAGCACACAGGCGTGCACCAAAACGTGCCAATATAAAAACTTCGATTTGTATCGGTGTTCTTCTTTATGCTGTACCCATTTTTGGGGCTGAAACAAAAAATCGCCTATTAAATGGGCCAACAATAGTTTAAGGGCAAAACTTAGCATAAGGTCTGTATTTGCGTTTTAAAATAAAGCAATAATTTGGAAATTTCGTCATAACCAGCGCGTTTAAGCCCTTGGCTTATATTGCCCTGCGTTCTCTGTAACATTTCAGCAATCTGGCTTTGGTTTAATTCAGGGTTTTCTAAGACGGTTTTTACCAACATAGCAGAGTTGTTGGTCCAGTTGTCTAGGGTTAATAGCGCGAGTTCCAGCATTAGGTTTATGGCGCTATCAAAGTCTGCAAACGGCGATTTTATCGCCAAGGTAGTTTTTTTTAAGTTTTCAAAACATTTTCCCGAATTTACAAAAGCACTGCCATTGGCCTCCGTAATGTTTTTAGAGTGATAGGTTTTTTCGCCAATTCCAATGGCCAAACGTACATCAACATGGTTAAATTGTTTAATGCCCGATTTTATCAATAAGCAGGCCTCTAGGGCTTCTGCAGGGCTAACTTCCAGTTGAAAACTATCGCCACGATAAATTTCCCAAGCCGATGGCGCGTCTCCATAGTGTCTTAAAATAGCTTTAAGCGTTTCTAACCACTTATCTGGAGAGGTTTTTTGTGAATTGATAATGTCGCCGGTTATAATACTGGTCATTTGTTTTGTAATAGGTACTCAAATGTATAAACTTTCTATGATAACTCCAAAAATATTAACTAAAAGACTAATAAATTAAAATATTAACTAAAAGACTAATAAATTAAAATATCATTTTTAAAGGTAATAAATTAATGTGGGTGATTTTAAATTCAAATAATTTAAGATTTTGGCGGTGTTTTCTAATATCATGTTCTGATATATTTGCAGTTCAATTAAAAACAAGATTTATGAAGCTATTAAAAGAGTTTAAAGAATTTGCCGTAAAAGGTAATATGATAGAAATGGCCATTGGTATTATCATTGGTGCTTCGTTTAACAAAGTGATTGATGTTTTGGTAAAGCAAGTGTTTTTGCCACCAATATCGTTACTGACAAATGGTGTTAATTTTGAGCAGCGTCGTATTATTTTAAGAGATGCTGTACTGGATGCAGAAGGTGGTGTTTTAATCGATGAAGTTGCCATAGGTTATGGTGCTTTAGGTGAAGTAATGCTCGATTTTTTAATTATTGGTTTTACCGTGTTTATTGTGGTGAAATTTATGAACCGACTTAAAAATAGAGCACACGATTCTAAAGATAAAACCGTGGCCACGCCAAAAGATATAGAATTGCTAACGAACTTGAACGAGCTTATGAAAGAACAAAATAAGCTTATAAAGACAAGCCAGAAATATAAATAAGATTTGGTTTTTTAATGGACAAAAGTTTCCGTTTATAATAGAACGTTATTTTTTTTTGATTAATTGTAATTAGTCAATTTTATTCTCGACGATTATAAATATAAATTCCTTACGATATGAGAACCTTTTATCTGCTTTTTTTAATGGTTTTAATGTTTCAAGCCTGTTCGGAGTCAAATGACACTATTCCTGAAAAAGAAGATATGCAGATGGATGACCGTATGGACATGGAAGAGAACAGTGGGAATAGCGAAGAAGCAGACATG
This genomic stretch from Flavobacteriaceae bacterium GSB9 harbors:
- a CDS encoding HAD-IIIA family hydrolase — protein: MEEKSYKEYLEHITTFIFDVDGVLTDGSVTITTNGEMLRTMNTKDGYAIKTALNQGFNVCIISGGTNEGVRVRLNHLGVKHVFLGSDNKIEQLNQYFSDNNIKSENTLYMGDDIPDYPVMNLVGLPCCPQDAVPEIKSISKYISHKQGGKGAVRDVIEQVLKVQGKWSSNYGAKYD
- a CDS encoding DUF2520 domain-containing protein → MISVVLVGAGNVATHLFKGLKKTENISVVQWFNRNLDRLTPYKIEVDITNNLDDLKAADVYILAVSDDAISELSSQLPFENRLVVHTSGCANVHELDKKHKRGVLYPLQTFSKDAEMDFANVPICIETIDKKSYPLLKKLAQSLGSPIKRINSNQRRVLHLAAVYVNNFTNQLYRIGHEITESEGAEFDMLKPLILETAKKVQDMSPYVAQTGPAKRNDQKTINSHLKLLNNHHHKAIYELLTTSIQHTHGRKKL
- a CDS encoding group III truncated hemoglobin codes for the protein MCKKDIQTREDVFLLVSTFYGKVRKNNVLGPIFNNAIDNWDEHLELLTTFWESSLFMTRKLEKKYIGNPLKAHVKVDADNNHSITEMHFGIWLNLWLQTIDELFKGDTAENAKRRARKMATFLYMNIFQSRSSRV
- the ccsA gene encoding cytochrome c biogenesis protein CcsA, whose translation is MQKKLANIFFSTKLTAVLFIVFAAAMATGTILDAGQDTSPTPYTRNLIYNAWWFEAIMVFFVINFVGNIFRFRLYKKEKWATFILHIAFIFILLGAFITRYVSFEGMMAIREGATENTFLSQKTYLTTYIDGDYMIDGVPQRLPIEREVDFSGRMENDFEIETKYDQQPVKIELEKFIVGAEEDIVPDDNGEEYLKIVEAGQSGPHNHFLKVGQVSSIHSILFALNKPTDGAVNITYKGDSLTINSPFEGEYMTMATRAQGKLLKDSIQPLHLRSRYVIGNMQMVFPKPVIKGRFDVVKTSQMLKNDKDGVVLKVTTNGETKQVGIIGGKGTNGEFKQVEVGGLDFAFKYGSKALELPFSIKLNDFEAERYPGTERGYSAYSSKVTVLDERTDNFDYKIYMNNILDHDGYRFFQSGFDPDEKGTILSVNHDYWGTLITYIGYFMLYFGLMAILFSKHSRFGELKKFLEKVKAKKAKALTILMFFLALSGFSQEHSANDGHNHTKTTKAQIDSILKANITPKTHADKFGHLVIQDLSGRMMPLNTYASEMLRKLSKHDTYEDFDANQVFLSIQESPMLWYNVPIIYLKPKKSDSIRSLINIPKSENYVALADFFTNSGEYKLAPFLDEAYKAQVPNGFQKEFKETDQRVSLLYNTIEGMSLKIFPIPEDGNNKWISTYDYQKKPSVIKDSLYANFVKNGFRTYLFTLNQAKQTGDFSEPEKLLEAFKKTQHRYGGEVMLSDKKINTEILYNKYDIFKKLFSWYLYAGFFMFVLLIVQIFKDNSRPLNTSIKVFKFIILGLFVLHTAGLIARWYISGHAPWSDAYESMIYVAWATMFFGLAFGRKSDLTLASTAFVTAMILMIAHWNWMDPAIANLQPVLNSYWLMIHVAVIVASYGPFTLGMILGVVSLLLMIFTTKANKAKMDLNIKELTIINEMALTVGLVMLTIGNFLGGMWANESWGRYWGWDPKETWALISIMVYAFVIHARLVPGLRGRWFFNLMSIIAFASIMMTYFGVNFYLAGLHSYASGDQIVSVKFIGIACVLVAILGFLAYRGYAKHYKK
- a CDS encoding DUF423 domain-containing protein yields the protein MKKWHFKTKNSPKTIGQSMENALNSVNGLVFNMKKGENDSVMFNFRKRILYPWYLFFLNSLVVRGKLTKSETDYETHVEISFKQHFLWVLVIFTNMIVGLAVLIAVISEKNSSTYVYLIGGLIITIGIILWIRIQKKYVANIQEYKDLISKIFGV
- a CDS encoding META domain-containing protein, producing MKKATIFVLGIILLVSSCVDKKPKVSNTVKPVENILSDTTSQTTQASKKVNPSDVYFKASGTEPFWSLTISPKIIKLNTIEDSIVTPHTTPNLAQDSNVKQYALHTEMAQMNIQISQTECTNAMSGAISPYVVKINKKTGKDKKFTSLKGCGKYVTDYRLHDIWVLEELTEKKVSEAPFEKEPPYMEINANLNSFKGYAGCNTMNGKLFFEPGILRFTDITTTKMMCQQNNLENQFLNALKVVTDYKIENNRLWLSNPSKNLMVLIKID
- a CDS encoding META domain-containing protein is translated as MTFNETSKNVAGNNSCNAYSAPFKLEGETVSFGEPRITTMMYCGEGEKVFLNTMKKINKYSFDDYGKLNLMVDDIPMMWFHKIQ
- a CDS encoding DUF3307 domain-containing protein, translating into MLSFALKLLLAHLIGDFLFQPQKWVQHKEEHRYKSKFLYWHVLVHACVLILVLQFNFKYWLGMLIIILSHYVIDLVKLQLKPKVNNRLLFALDQLAHLIIIAVAINLYFPLKVDLNTLFGTGTLLFITCILGVTQVSSIIMKTLISKWDVSEYTETDSLKHAGAYIGILERLFVFMFIITNHWEGVGFLIAAKSVFRFGDLSKSKDRKLTEYILIGTLLSFGLAIVFGLGFNYILQLIEN
- a CDS encoding SatD family protein produces the protein MTSIITGDIINSQKTSPDKWLETLKAILRHYGDAPSAWEIYRGDSFQLEVSPAEALEACLLIKSGIKQFNHVDVRLAIGIGEKTYHSKNITEANGSAFVNSGKCFENLKKTTLAIKSPFADFDSAINLMLELALLTLDNWTNNSAMLVKTVLENPELNQSQIAEMLQRTQGNISQGLKRAGYDEISKLLLYFKTQIQTLC
- the mscL gene encoding large conductance mechanosensitive channel protein MscL; protein product: MKLLKEFKEFAVKGNMIEMAIGIIIGASFNKVIDVLVKQVFLPPISLLTNGVNFEQRRIILRDAVLDAEGGVLIDEVAIGYGALGEVMLDFLIIGFTVFIVVKFMNRLKNRAHDSKDKTVATPKDIELLTNLNELMKEQNKLIKTSQKYK